The following are encoded together in the Candidatus Omnitrophota bacterium genome:
- a CDS encoding M48 family metalloprotease, whose protein sequence is MKLKTFLILVLLFVFLSGCANTYNPATGKNEFIIIGTSSEVSLGKQVARQIAWEKQIIKTGFQQLRVQRIGERLAKHSDRKDLEYNFFLVKDEELNAFAVPGGFIYINTGLAERATEDELACVIAHEIVHVAARHSVKNLQASLGYQLLISIALGNKNQIRTRQISDMVFNLSRLGYSRSDETLADKLGVKYAHLAGYNPQGMISFFEKLKQEALKHGGALRIEIFSSHPDIDKRILTTKEEIKKLQ, encoded by the coding sequence ATGAAATTAAAAACTTTTTTAATATTGGTTTTGCTATTCGTCTTTTTATCTGGTTGCGCTAATACATATAATCCAGCAACCGGCAAAAACGAATTTATCATTATTGGCACGAGCTCAGAAGTAAGCCTTGGAAAACAAGTCGCTCGCCAGATTGCCTGGGAAAAACAAATAATAAAAACCGGGTTTCAGCAATTAAGAGTACAAAGAATCGGAGAACGCCTAGCTAAACACTCAGATCGCAAGGATTTGGAATATAATTTTTTTCTAGTTAAAGATGAAGAACTTAATGCCTTTGCCGTACCCGGCGGCTTTATCTACATAAACACTGGTTTAGCAGAGAGGGCAACTGAGGACGAACTTGCCTGTGTAATCGCCCATGAAATTGTCCACGTTGCTGCGCGCCACAGCGTAAAAAACCTTCAGGCCTCTTTAGGTTACCAACTTCTTATTTCAATAGCCTTAGGTAATAAAAATCAGATAAGGACACGACAGATCTCTGATATGGTATTTAATTTAAGCAGACTTGGTTATTCACGTAGTGATGAAACGTTAGCAGATAAATTGGGCGTAAAATACGCACATTTAGCTGGATATAATCCGCAAGGAATGATTAGTTTCTTTGAGAAATTAAAACAAGAGGCCCTAAAACATGGAGGCGCTTTACGCATCGAGATATTCAGTTCACATCCTGACATAGACAAACGAATACTGACTACTAAAGAAGAGATTAAAAAGCTGCAATAA
- the pyk gene encoding pyruvate kinase: MIILQENISYKEIPGETPGDREEIVGKRTIFIENKMVKTKIICTIGPSSSNETVLRNMVLAGMDVIRLNFSHGTHREHQSRIDLIRGLNKRYRRHIKILQDLEGYRIRIGRLKGRKAIELKRRQVVLLSNKKRLKNKSIIAFDYQGSLNDIEAGSYIYIDDGNISLKVKARYKNYIKTEVVIPGTLKENKGINIPDAKLKFKGLTEKDKIDLEFAIRNKVDYIAQSFVRSKKDINNIRRFIKKGGANPKVIAKIENRQGINNIDKILGVSDGIMIARGDMGVSLPIYQIPFYQKMIIKKCNKRRRFVITATQMLESMTENLKPTRAEVTDVANAILDGSDFLMLSGETAVGKYPAKTVEMMNQIIKFTERSSKTTTKEVVI, encoded by the coding sequence ATGATCATTTTACAGGAGAATATCAGCTACAAAGAGATACCTGGAGAGACGCCTGGCGACAGAGAAGAAATAGTTGGCAAGAGAACCATTTTTATAGAAAATAAGATGGTAAAGACAAAGATAATCTGTACAATAGGCCCATCCAGCTCTAATGAAACTGTCTTAAGGAATATGGTGTTAGCAGGTATGGATGTTATAAGGCTGAATTTTTCGCATGGCACTCATAGAGAACATCAATCCCGAATTGATTTAATTAGAGGGTTAAATAAAAGGTATAGGCGACACATCAAGATATTACAGGACCTGGAAGGATATCGCATAAGAATTGGCAGGCTAAAAGGTAGGAAGGCAATTGAATTAAAAAGAAGACAAGTAGTTCTTTTGAGCAATAAGAAAAGATTAAAAAACAAAAGTATTATAGCATTCGACTACCAAGGCTCATTAAACGACATAGAGGCAGGAAGTTATATATATATAGATGATGGAAATATCTCGCTTAAGGTAAAGGCCAGATATAAGAATTATATAAAAACAGAGGTAGTTATTCCGGGAACCCTAAAAGAAAATAAAGGCATTAATATCCCAGATGCTAAGTTAAAATTCAAAGGCCTAACAGAAAAGGATAAGATAGATCTTGAATTCGCAATCAGAAACAAGGTAGATTATATCGCCCAGTCATTTGTAAGAAGTAAAAAGGATATTAATAATATTAGACGCTTTATTAAAAAAGGCGGCGCGAATCCCAAGGTTATTGCTAAGATCGAAAACCGTCAAGGAATCAATAATATAGATAAGATTCTAGGTGTATCTGATGGGATTATGATTGCACGTGGAGATATGGGTGTATCTTTACCCATATATCAGATACCATTTTATCAGAAGATGATAATTAAAAAATGTAATAAAAGAAGGCGGTTCGTAATTACAGCTACGCAAATGCTTGAGAGCATGACTGAAAATCTAAAACCTACGCGCGCAGAAGTAACTGACGTGGCTAATGCAATACTTGATGGTTCGGATTTCCTGATGCTTTCAGGAGAGACAGCTGTTGGCAAATATCCTGCTAAAACAGTAGAGATGATGAATCAAATAATTAAATTCACGGAAAGGTCAAGTAAGACCACAACTAAGGAGGTAGTAATATGA
- the lsrF gene encoding 3-hydroxy-5-phosphonooxypentane-2,4-dione thiolase, which translates to MNWGMKNRLSRIISPKTGRCVMLAVDHGYFQGPTTGLKDLAKTVSPLLDFADALMITRGALRNWIAPEMDKPIILRVSGGQSILKELSNEIITTSISDCIRINASSITCSVYIGSEFEKQTIGNLSKIVNEGENYGIPVLAVTAVGKEIARDARYLSLASRMCVELGAHMIKTYYCENFKKVVQACGNVPVVIAGGKKIEEKKALEMAYHAIKDGAAGVDMGRNIFQSDNPVGMIKAVRAIVHNKASVNEAFRIYKHT; encoded by the coding sequence ATGAATTGGGGTATGAAGAATAGATTATCAAGAATAATCAGCCCGAAGACAGGCCGCTGTGTCATGCTGGCAGTAGACCATGGTTATTTTCAAGGTCCCACTACTGGCTTAAAAGACCTAGCTAAAACCGTCAGTCCCCTCCTAGACTTTGCAGATGCATTAATGATAACCAGGGGCGCATTAAGAAACTGGATTGCACCAGAGATGGATAAACCTATCATTCTAAGGGTCTCAGGCGGCCAAAGCATATTAAAAGAATTATCAAACGAAATAATCACAACTTCTATTTCTGATTGCATAAGAATAAATGCATCTAGTATTACTTGCTCTGTTTACATCGGATCGGAATTTGAAAAACAGACGATTGGAAATTTATCTAAAATAGTAAATGAAGGGGAAAATTACGGAATTCCCGTGCTGGCAGTAACAGCAGTCGGTAAGGAAATAGCGCGCGATGCGCGTTATTTAAGTCTAGCATCAAGGATGTGCGTAGAATTGGGTGCACATATGATAAAAACCTATTACTGCGAAAACTTTAAAAAAGTTGTGCAGGCCTGTGGAAACGTTCCGGTTGTTATTGCAGGTGGAAAGAAAATAGAAGAAAAAAAGGCCTTAGAAATGGCCTATCATGCGATTAAAGACGGCGCAGCTGGTGTAGATATGGGAAGAAATATATTCCAATCTGATAATCCAGTCGGAATGATAAAAGCCGTAAGGGCTATTGTCCATAACAAGGCCTCAGTCAATGAAGCCTTCAGGATTTATAAACATACCTAG
- a CDS encoding alcohol dehydrogenase catalytic domain-containing protein: MKVAVYYNNRKIKIEELPRPQIKEGEILLKVKASGICGTDVLEWYRIKKAPHILGHEISGEIAESKSAKFKVGQRVFVSHHVPCNTCKYCRDDNQTACETLHKGNYDPGGYSEFVRVPKINVEYGTYLLPDNVSYEAATMIEPLACAIRGLNLINIREGHSVLILGSGVSGLMNIALAKLKGAKVIATDINEYRLEKAKEFGADRIINANQDFKVTAERIIICTGAKAAILEAFKSIDRKGIILFFAIGDERIEVPAVDFWRNEITITSSYGAAPNDLKQALELIKEERLDIEGLITHKLPLEQIQEGFDIVASANKSLKVILLPF, from the coding sequence ATGAAAGTCGCAGTCTATTATAATAACAGAAAGATCAAGATAGAAGAACTGCCACGACCCCAGATAAAGGAGGGAGAAATCCTGCTTAAGGTCAAGGCCTCTGGTATCTGCGGCACAGATGTCCTGGAGTGGTATAGGATTAAAAAGGCCCCCCACATTCTAGGTCATGAAATAAGCGGTGAGATTGCTGAATCAAAATCAGCTAAATTCAAAGTTGGACAGAGAGTATTTGTAAGCCACCACGTTCCTTGTAATACTTGCAAATACTGCAGAGATGACAATCAAACAGCATGCGAAACCCTGCACAAAGGCAATTATGATCCGGGCGGATATAGTGAATTTGTCAGGGTGCCGAAAATAAACGTAGAATACGGCACCTATCTATTGCCGGATAATGTCTCTTATGAAGCGGCAACCATGATTGAGCCTCTGGCCTGTGCGATAAGGGGATTAAACTTAATTAATATAAGAGAGGGGCATTCTGTTTTAATTCTTGGGAGTGGTGTCTCTGGATTGATGAATATTGCGCTGGCAAAATTAAAAGGTGCAAAGGTTATCGCAACTGATATAAACGAATACAGATTAGAAAAGGCCAAGGAATTTGGCGCAGATAGGATAATAAATGCAAATCAAGACTTCAAGGTAACGGCTGAAAGGATAATAATTTGTACTGGCGCTAAAGCTGCCATCTTAGAGGCATTCAAATCCATAGATAGAAAAGGTATAATACTTTTCTTTGCTATCGGCGATGAAAGAATCGAAGTCCCGGCTGTTGATTTTTGGAGGAATGAAATAACAATTACCTCAAGTTATGGTGCAGCCCCTAATGACCTAAAGCAGGCCTTAGAGCTGATCAAGGAAGAAAGATTAGATATTGAAGGGCTAATAACACATAAGCTACCCCTAGAACAAATCCAAGAGGGATTCGATATTGTCGCATCTGCAAATAAATCTCTAAAGGTCATATTACTGCCTTTTTAA
- the greA gene encoding transcription elongation factor GreA — MDNGETYLTRDGYEKLKKKLDHLKNKRRRELSKAIAEARAHGDISENAEYDAAKDAQALNEGRIATLESKLARTRIIDDEDIPKDQIFIGAKVDLLDLETEEEIHYILVSELEADYEQNKISITSPVGKALLGHKQGETVEIQAPAGLLQYKILKISR; from the coding sequence ATGGATAACGGAGAAACTTATTTAACGCGGGACGGTTACGAGAAACTAAAGAAAAAACTCGACCATTTAAAGAATAAACGCAGAAGAGAGCTTTCTAAGGCAATAGCCGAAGCCAGGGCGCATGGGGACATAAGCGAAAATGCTGAATATGACGCTGCTAAAGATGCGCAGGCCTTAAACGAGGGAAGGATCGCAACTTTAGAAAGTAAATTGGCTCGCACTAGAATAATCGATGATGAGGACATACCTAAAGACCAGATATTTATCGGGGCAAAAGTAGACCTCCTAGACCTAGAAACAGAAGAAGAAATTCACTATATACTAGTATCAGAATTAGAGGCAGATTATGAGCAGAACAAGATCTCCATTACCTCTCCTGTAGGCAAGGCACTTTTGGGCCACAAACAAGGCGAAACAGTAGAAATCCAAGCTCCCGCAGGCCTCTTACAATACAAAATATTGAAGATATCAAGATAA
- a CDS encoding cold-shock protein, protein MAKGKVKWFSNQKGYGFITPENGNDVFVHHAAIQGEGYKTLEEGQEVEFEIEQGPKGEQAKNVTKI, encoded by the coding sequence ATGGCGAAGGGTAAAGTAAAATGGTTTAGCAATCAAAAAGGTTACGGTTTTATTACTCCTGAGAATGGCAATGACGTATTTGTACATCATGCAGCAATTCAAGGCGAAGGCTACAAGACTTTAGAAGAAGGCCAGGAAGTTGAATTCGAGATCGAGCAGGGTCCTAAGGGCGAACAGGCTAAAAACGTAACGAAGATATAA
- a CDS encoding flavin reductase family protein, translating into MKILTEKEAITLTRPLIYTLVTSLNKKGRPNALGVSWVMRTSIKPLLMAISIDRRRYSHRNIQLHKEFVINYPNKDQARSAWICGVKSGRSIDKIKLAKITLVKSKKVKVPTIHDATVAFECKLIDKFKTGDHTIFVGKVLAMTGNPKKSKHLFVACDWRLIGLDKKGKSKLNLTKGTI; encoded by the coding sequence ATGAAAATCTTAACTGAAAAAGAGGCCATTACCTTAACCAGGCCACTTATTTACACGTTGGTCACTTCTTTAAATAAGAAGGGGCGGCCGAATGCACTTGGAGTATCCTGGGTTATGCGAACATCTATCAAGCCTCTATTGATGGCCATTTCAATTGATCGGCGTCGTTACTCCCACAGAAACATTCAATTACATAAAGAATTTGTTATCAATTATCCTAATAAGGATCAGGCAAGGTCTGCCTGGATTTGTGGCGTGAAATCCGGCCGTAGTATTGACAAAATAAAATTAGCTAAAATTACCTTAGTAAAATCTAAAAAAGTTAAAGTGCCTACAATTCATGATGCAACGGTTGCATTTGAATGCAAATTAATAGATAAATTCAAGACAGGAGATCATACAATATTTGTAGGAAAGGTCTTGGCAATGACAGGTAATCCGAAAAAGAGCAAACATCTATTCGTTGCTTGTGACTGGAGACTTATTGGGTTAGATAAAAAAGGCAAGAGTAAGCTTAATTTAACCAAAGGAACAATATAA
- a CDS encoding PilZ domain-containing protein has product MPKKYQGIEARRYPRISWNFIVKFRLKTSQDSKWFISNITNISQGGCFFYSPVPYEIGQTLEVEIQFPRLTQPMHFLGEVRRKVDEENALNSRYGIAVMFLEMEEEKRKEFLESIDFFLKKR; this is encoded by the coding sequence ATGCCTAAGAAATATCAAGGCATTGAAGCCAGGCGCTATCCTAGAATATCCTGGAATTTCATAGTAAAATTCAGGCTCAAAACTTCACAAGACTCCAAGTGGTTTATTTCCAATATCACAAATATAAGCCAAGGCGGCTGCTTTTTTTATAGTCCTGTCCCTTATGAAATAGGCCAAACCTTGGAGGTTGAAATACAGTTTCCCAGGCTAACGCAACCCATGCACTTTCTAGGAGAAGTAAGGCGAAAGGTAGATGAGGAAAACGCACTAAATTCAAGATACGGTATAGCGGTTATGTTTTTAGAGATGGAGGAAGAAAAGAGGAAGGAATTTCTCGAATCGATAGACTTTTTTCTGAAGAAACGCTAG
- a CDS encoding NAD(P)/FAD-dependent oxidoreductase, translating into MEKIDITIVGAGVIGLAIASELSKTHKDIIVIERNYAFGQETSSRNSEVIHAGIYYPKDSLKAKTCIEGKNLLYEYCVKNNINHRMLGKLIVAANVSEILDLEVLYKNALNNGLNDLRLISKSEIEKIEPNIKAEAAIHSPSTGIIDSHGLMKSLVDEFASRKGQIAYNTELTAIEKSNSGYKVTVEDKSEGAFSFSTKVFINSAGLNSDKIAKMVGIEEDEYRLKYCKGDYFRTSNKKGKLVNRLVYPVPKNKGAGLGIHATLDLGGSLRLGPDDEYVQDLDYNIDGTKQRLFYDSVKHFLPFIEYDDLAKDMAGIRPKLQGQDEDFRDFLIKEESDKGLPGFVNLIGIESPGLTSALSIAKLVKKIVKGGDK; encoded by the coding sequence ATGGAAAAAATAGATATTACTATTGTAGGCGCTGGAGTCATTGGTTTGGCTATAGCATCTGAGCTGTCAAAAACGCATAAAGACATCATTGTCATTGAAAGGAATTATGCCTTTGGACAGGAAACAAGTTCAAGAAATAGCGAGGTTATCCATGCCGGAATCTATTACCCTAAAGATTCTCTGAAGGCCAAAACCTGTATTGAAGGAAAAAATCTACTTTATGAATACTGCGTTAAGAATAATATCAACCATAGAATGCTGGGTAAACTTATCGTTGCTGCTAACGTCTCTGAAATCCTGGATTTAGAAGTCCTTTATAAAAATGCCTTAAATAATGGCCTGAATGATTTAAGGCTTATTTCCAAAAGCGAAATAGAAAAAATTGAACCGAATATAAAGGCAGAGGCAGCAATCCATTCGCCCTCTACAGGCATAATAGATTCGCATGGACTAATGAAAAGTCTTGTTGATGAATTTGCAAGCCGTAAAGGACAAATAGCTTATAATACAGAACTCACCGCTATAGAAAAATCAAATTCAGGCTATAAAGTTACTGTTGAAGATAAAAGCGAAGGTGCATTTAGTTTTTCCACAAAGGTTTTTATTAATTCCGCGGGCCTTAATTCAGATAAAATAGCCAAAATGGTTGGCATTGAAGAAGATGAATACAGACTAAAGTACTGTAAAGGAGACTATTTCAGGACTAGTAACAAAAAGGGAAAATTAGTTAACAGATTAGTCTACCCTGTTCCTAAGAATAAAGGGGCAGGACTAGGCATACATGCAACTCTAGATTTAGGCGGAAGTCTGCGATTAGGCCCTGATGATGAATATGTGCAGGATTTAGATTATAATATTGATGGGACTAAGCAGAGACTTTTTTATGATAGCGTTAAACACTTCTTGCCGTTTATTGAATACGATGACTTGGCTAAAGACATGGCAGGAATTAGGCCAAAACTACAGGGACAGGATGAGGATTTTAGGGATTTTCTCATAAAAGAAGAGAGTGATAAGGGACTCCCTGGCTTTGTGAACCTTATTGGCATTGAATCTCCTGGGCTTACCTCAGCGCTCTCTATTGCCAAGTTAGTTAAAAAAATAGTTAAGGGAGGCGATAAATGA
- a CDS encoding response regulator: MNEKILIVDDEPDVCEAIGLYFSKRNYKIITANNGQEALSKAKNEKPALILLDIVMPKMGGIECLRKIRRFNKRVPIIIVTCVDKLKTALKAMKLGATDYITKPLGFDALETTISTYLFLKSVN, translated from the coding sequence ATGAACGAGAAGATTCTGATAGTAGACGATGAGCCTGACGTATGCGAAGCAATCGGTCTATATTTTAGCAAAAGAAACTATAAAATTATTACTGCCAATAACGGTCAAGAGGCACTCTCTAAAGCCAAGAATGAGAAGCCGGCATTAATATTGCTAGATATAGTTATGCCTAAAATGGGTGGAATCGAGTGTCTGCGCAAAATAAGAAGGTTTAATAAGAGGGTACCTATCATTATAGTTACTTGCGTAGATAAATTAAAAACAGCCTTGAAGGCCATGAAATTAGGCGCTACTGATTATATAACAAAACCTCTTGGTTTTGATGCCTTAGAGACAACTATTTCTACATATCTCTTTTTGAAGAGCGTTAATTGA
- a CDS encoding outer membrane protein assembly factor BamE gives MLKRFLIILLSLALAGCATTYGKPITLQDISQLKKDITQEEIIELLGEPQAINLTANGKTIWVYVYTRSKTSTSTYIPVVNVLKSGAKVKTQMLQILFDENNIYQKHSFSDSEKRLKTGMF, from the coding sequence ATGTTAAAAAGGTTTTTAATTATTTTATTATCTCTTGCCTTAGCCGGATGCGCAACCACTTATGGAAAACCAATTACCCTGCAAGACATATCCCAACTGAAAAAAGACATTACACAGGAGGAAATCATAGAACTTTTAGGTGAACCGCAGGCAATAAATTTAACAGCAAATGGTAAAACTATCTGGGTCTATGTGTATACAAGGTCTAAGACAAGTACCTCAACATATATCCCGGTTGTAAATGTATTAAAAAGCGGGGCAAAAGTTAAAACTCAGATGTTGCAAATACTCTTTGATGAAAACAATATCTACCAAAAACATTCTTTTTCAGATAGCGAAAAGCGACTAAAAACAGGAATGTTTTAA
- a CDS encoding amidophosphoribosyltransferase, translated as MSGIFGVTSKNDCTESLFYGTDYHSHLGTEYGGMAVLGEDFQRQIHNIAQTQFKSKFYEDYRRMKGNKGIGVISDSDEQPIYLNSKFGPFCIVTAGLIENKEQLAEDLLKKGISFSEVGKGLVNSTELVAKLINQGDSIIDGIDKMFDSIEGSCTLLLLNKDGLYAARDRLGYTPIILGKGDEAWAVTSETSAFANTGFTIEKYLLPGEIILLTENGLTQRKPGKTECQICTFLWIYTGFPASTYEGINVETVRERCGRFLAKRDKDIKVDVVSGVPDSGVAHALGYAMESGKPFRRPLVKYTPGYGRSYTPSSQETRDLVAKMKLLPIREIIEGNKIVVCEDSIVRGTQLKNFTVKKLWDCCAKEVHVRPACPPLMFPCKFCLSTRSIHELAARRAIKALEGHDLEDVSEYIDHNTDKYKKMIDWITRDLTLTTLRYQTIDDMIKAVGLPKEKLCLYCWTGESPKQNAKSDIENKSKKTTSFSDI; from the coding sequence ATGAGTGGAATTTTTGGCGTTACTTCTAAAAATGATTGTACAGAATCTTTATTTTACGGAACAGACTATCACTCACATTTAGGCACGGAATATGGAGGCATGGCCGTGTTAGGTGAAGATTTCCAACGCCAAATACATAATATAGCGCAGACTCAATTCAAATCAAAATTCTATGAAGACTACAGACGCATGAAAGGAAATAAAGGCATAGGTGTTATCAGTGATTCTGATGAACAGCCCATATATCTAAACTCTAAATTCGGACCTTTTTGCATAGTTACCGCAGGATTAATAGAAAACAAAGAACAATTAGCAGAAGACTTATTGAAAAAAGGCATATCATTCAGCGAAGTAGGCAAGGGTTTAGTTAATTCCACAGAACTTGTGGCAAAATTAATAAACCAGGGCGATAGTATTATAGATGGCATAGATAAGATGTTTGATTCAATAGAAGGTTCTTGCACGCTTCTTTTGCTAAACAAAGATGGGCTTTATGCAGCTAGGGACAGACTCGGCTATACTCCAATAATCCTTGGCAAGGGCGATGAGGCCTGGGCTGTAACCTCAGAAACTAGCGCATTCGCTAATACAGGATTCACAATTGAAAAATACCTCTTGCCAGGAGAAATCATATTACTTACTGAAAATGGCCTAACTCAACGAAAGCCCGGTAAAACTGAGTGTCAAATCTGCACATTCTTGTGGATATATACGGGTTTTCCAGCATCAACTTATGAAGGCATAAATGTTGAAACTGTGCGTGAAAGATGCGGCAGATTCTTAGCAAAACGAGATAAGGATATAAAGGTCGATGTTGTTTCAGGCGTACCTGACTCTGGAGTGGCGCATGCACTTGGCTATGCAATGGAATCCGGCAAACCATTCCGCCGCCCACTTGTAAAATATACTCCTGGCTATGGCAGAAGTTATACCCCGTCTTCACAAGAAACACGCGATTTGGTTGCTAAAATGAAGCTTCTACCGATTAGGGAGATCATAGAGGGTAATAAAATAGTAGTGTGCGAAGACTCAATAGTAAGAGGGACTCAATTGAAGAATTTTACCGTAAAAAAACTCTGGGATTGTTGCGCAAAAGAGGTTCACGTACGGCCAGCTTGTCCGCCTCTTATGTTCCCGTGTAAATTTTGTCTTTCTACGCGAAGCATTCATGAGCTTGCTGCGCGTCGTGCAATTAAGGCGCTTGAAGGCCATGACCTTGAAGACGTATCTGAATACATAGATCATAACACGGATAAATATAAGAAGATGATAGACTGGATAACCAGAGACTTAACATTAACCACGCTAAGATACCAAACAATAGACGATATGATAAAGGCAGTGGGTCTACCCAAGGAAAAACTCTGTCTTTATTGCTGGACAGGTGAATCACCTAAGCAGAACGCAAAATCTGATATAGAAAACAAGAGCAAAAAGACCACATCTTTCTCTGATATTTAA
- a CDS encoding cold-shock protein: MAKGKVKWFSNQKGYGFITPENGNDVFVHHSAIQGDGYKSLEENQEVEFEIEQGPKGEQAKNVTKV; encoded by the coding sequence ATGGCAAAAGGCAAAGTAAAATGGTTCAGTAATCAAAAAGGTTATGGTTTTATTACTCCTGAAAACGGCAATGACGTATTTGTGCATCACTCAGCAATTCAAGGTGATGGCTATAAGTCTTTAGAGGAAAATCAAGAAGTTGAATTCGAGATTGAACAAGGTCCTAAGGGCGAACAGGCTAAAAACGTAACAAAAGTATAA
- a CDS encoding cold shock domain-containing protein, protein MHKGKIKRLVRDKGFGFISVLDGRDIFFHQNSVLDTNFEDLKEGQEVECEVEKSPKGPRALNVRIVAEAA, encoded by the coding sequence ATGCATAAAGGAAAAATAAAAAGACTGGTTCGCGATAAGGGTTTTGGTTTCATCAGCGTACTTGATGGAAGGGATATATTTTTCCACCAGAATAGCGTATTAGATACTAACTTTGAAGATCTTAAAGAGGGTCAAGAAGTTGAGTGCGAAGTTGAAAAAAGTCCAAAGGGTCCACGCGCACTTAATGTACGTATTGTCGCAGAAGCAGCTTGA
- a CDS encoding formate/nitrite transporter family protein produces the protein MSKALSRIGERKAKETIFELFIFGILAGIYISFGAHAAIAILSGGTLDPGLAKFLAGSVFSVGLMLVLIPGSELFTGNILMTIGFIYRKYSFAKVFRNLFVVYFSNLLGALIIAWFVYKSGLLMQGNALTSMGAVAVNICETKLGLSFTEALCRGILCNMLVCLAVIMCIAARSIAGKIFGIYFPIMVFVASGYEHSVANMYFLPIGLMLKGEFFSNFSSMFTNLIPVTIGNIIGGLLIVLLHPKAEEKIVSTLMGKK, from the coding sequence ATATCAAAGGCACTAAGTAGAATTGGCGAAAGAAAAGCAAAAGAAACAATATTTGAACTCTTCATCTTTGGGATTCTTGCTGGTATCTACATTTCCTTTGGCGCTCATGCTGCAATTGCTATTTTAAGCGGAGGGACCCTTGATCCAGGTCTGGCAAAATTCCTTGCCGGAAGCGTCTTTAGTGTAGGACTGATGTTGGTACTCATTCCCGGTTCAGAACTCTTTACCGGGAACATCCTCATGACCATAGGCTTTATCTATCGAAAATATTCCTTTGCAAAGGTCTTTCGTAATTTGTTTGTAGTCTATTTCAGCAATCTATTGGGCGCTTTAATCATCGCCTGGTTTGTCTATAAGAGCGGTCTGCTTATGCAGGGCAATGCCTTAACCTCAATGGGCGCTGTTGCAGTTAACATCTGCGAAACAAAATTAGGTTTGAGTTTTACAGAGGCACTCTGCAGAGGAATCTTATGCAATATGCTAGTTTGTCTTGCAGTAATAATGTGTATCGCTGCAAGGTCAATAGCAGGTAAGATTTTTGGCATATATTTCCCAATTATGGTCTTTGTTGCCTCTGGCTATGAACACAGTGTAGCTAATATGTATTTCCTGCCAATAGGCCTGATGTTAAAAGGAGAGTTCTTTTCTAACTTTTCTTCAATGTTTACTAACCTCATACCCGTAACCATTGGAAACATTATAGGAGGTTTGTTAATTGTCCTGTTACATCCAAAGGCTGAGGAAAAGATCGTTAGTACTCTGATGGGCAAAAAATAA
- a CDS encoding rubrerythrin family protein, translating to MAKSIKGTKTENNLLAAFAGESQARNRYTYFASAARKVGYEQIANIFTETAENEKEHAKVFFKYLEGGDLAITASYPAGAIKETKINLEAAADGEKLEWTTLYANFAKIAKDEGFTEVAQSFEQIAKVERFHETRYRKLIANLDKDSVFKKAKPVKWHCINCGYVFEGEEAPQECPACKHPQAFYEVLAENY from the coding sequence ATGGCTAAATCAATCAAAGGAACGAAAACCGAGAATAATTTATTGGCAGCCTTTGCAGGTGAATCGCAGGCAAGGAATAGATATACATATTTTGCCAGCGCTGCCAGAAAAGTAGGTTATGAGCAAATTGCCAATATATTTACCGAAACAGCTGAAAACGAAAAAGAACACGCCAAGGTATTCTTTAAGTATCTTGAAGGCGGCGATCTAGCAATTACTGCATCTTACCCAGCAGGAGCAATAAAAGAAACAAAAATCAATTTAGAAGCTGCTGCTGATGGTGAGAAACTAGAATGGACAACCCTTTATGCAAACTTTGCAAAGATTGCCAAAGATGAAGGTTTTACTGAAGTAGCTCAATCCTTTGAACAGATTGCCAAGGTAGAGAGATTTCATGAAACAAGATACAGAAAGCTAATCGCCAACCTAGACAAAGACAGCGTATTTAAGAAGGCTAAACCAGTGAAATGGCATTGTATTAACTGCGGTTACGTCTTCGAAGGTGAAGAAGCACCCCAGGAATGTCCTGCCTGCAAGCATCCACAGGCGTTCTATGAAGTTCTGGCTGAGAATTACTAA